One genomic window of Meleagris gallopavo isolate NT-WF06-2002-E0010 breed Aviagen turkey brand Nicholas breeding stock chromosome 22, Turkey_5.1, whole genome shotgun sequence includes the following:
- the SOX18 gene encoding transcription factor SOX-18 encodes APCPLAGQSWKALSASDKRPFVEEAERLRIQHLQDHPNYKYRPRRKKQAKKIKRMEPNILLHNLSQPCSDNFSMSHHGGSQPGHPQPPPLNHFRELHSMGSDIENYGLPTPEMSPLDVLEQTEPAFFPPHMQEDCGMMPFRGYHHHHPQMEFPQEKCLGRDVAVPYAQPPAHLADAMRTPHPSGLYYNQMCSGTQSGLSAHLGQLSPPPEAHHMESVDHLNQTDLWTDVDRNEFDQYLNMSRTRPEASGLPYHVSLSKVTPRSISCEESSLISALSDASSAVYYSPCITG; translated from the coding sequence GCTCCCTGTCCCCTTGCAGGCCAATCGTGGAAAGCCCTGAGCGCCAGCGACAAGCGTCCCTTTGTGGAAGAGGCCGAGCGGCTGCGAATCCAGCACCTCCAGGATCACCCCAACTACAAGTACCGCCCGAGGAGGAAGAAGCAAGCCAAGAAAATCAAGAGGATGGAACCCAATATCCTCCTGCATAACCTTTCCCAGCCTTGCAGTGACAACTTCAGCATGAGTCACCACGGCGGCAGCCAGCCTGGCCACCCCCAGCCTCCCCCACTCAACCACTTCAGAGAACTCCACTCCATGGGGTCGGATATTGAAAACTACGGCTTGCCAACTCCCGAGATGTCTCCCTTGGATGTCTTGGAACAGACCGAGCCGGCGTTTTTCCCCCCGCACATGCAGGAGGACTGCGGCATGATGCCCTTCCGCGGgtaccaccaccaccacccccagATGGAGTTTCCCCAGGAGAAGTGCCTGGGCCGGGACGTGGCCGTGCCCTAcgcacagcccccagcacacTTGGCCGATGCCATGAGGACTCCCCACCCCTCCGGCCTCTACTACAACCAGATGTGCTCGGGGACTCAGAGCGGGCTTTCCGCCCACCTGGGCCAGCTCTCACCCCCACCCGAAGCCCACCACATGGAGAGCGTGGATCACTTGAACCAAACCGACCTTTGGACGGACGTTGACCGCAATGAGTTTGACCAATATTTGAACATGAGCAGGACTCGTCCCGAAGCCTCGGGACTGCCTTATCATGTCTCCCTGTCCAAAGTGACTCCTAGGAGCATCTCCTGCGAGGAGAGCAGCTTGATATCCGCCCTGTCCGATGCCAGCAGCGCCGTCTATTACAGCCCATGCATCACCGGCTAG